Proteins found in one Synergistetes bacterium HGW-Synergistetes-1 genomic segment:
- a CDS encoding ribonuclease H: MMEGFFDGASRGNPGKAGAGALMINDEGKVVWETSRFLGEKTNNEAEYMALILLLKAAKEHGVRSLRVFGDSKLVVSQVSRQWKINLPHLRLLAQQAWELADGMNISYHWIPREQNKRADILSNEGIDGAR, translated from the coding sequence TTGATGGAAGGTTTTTTTGACGGAGCCTCAAGAGGCAATCCGGGAAAAGCAGGAGCCGGCGCTCTTATGATAAATGACGAAGGAAAAGTGGTATGGGAAACATCCCGTTTTCTTGGGGAAAAAACAAATAACGAAGCCGAATACATGGCCTTGATACTCCTGCTCAAAGCAGCAAAAGAACACGGGGTCAGATCGCTCAGGGTCTTCGGGGACAGCAAATTGGTGGTAAGCCAGGTCTCACGGCAATGGAAGATCAACCTTCCCCACCTGCGCCTTCTGGCGCAGCAGGCCTGGGAACTGGCCGACGGGATGAACATCTCCTATCACTGGATACCAAGGGAACAGAACAAAAGAGCAGACATACTCTCCAACGAAGGCATAGACGGCGCAAGATAA
- a CDS encoding Cys-tRNA(Pro) deacylase, which produces MASVKKTNAVRILENAKIRFELIGYEVDESALSAEDAALKTGVPEEQTFKTLCARGDKTGVMMVCLPAGRELDFKALSSASGNKSTELVPLKEVQPLTGYVRGGCSPLGTKKKYPVFIDESARMFEFITVNAGQRGLLFKLKPDDLIAATGAKTAGIVR; this is translated from the coding sequence ATGGCTTCTGTAAAAAAGACTAACGCAGTCAGGATATTGGAAAACGCAAAGATACGGTTTGAGCTGATCGGGTACGAGGTTGATGAAAGCGCGCTCTCTGCGGAGGATGCGGCATTAAAGACCGGCGTGCCGGAGGAACAGACTTTCAAGACACTCTGCGCCAGAGGGGATAAGACAGGTGTAATGATGGTCTGTCTGCCTGCGGGCAGGGAACTCGACTTCAAGGCTCTCTCTTCTGCAAGCGGAAACAAGAGCACCGAACTTGTCCCACTAAAAGAGGTCCAGCCTCTTACAGGGTACGTAAGAGGCGGCTGTTCTCCACTGGGGACAAAAAAGAAATATCCTGTTTTTATAGATGAAAGCGCGCGCATGTTTGAATTTATTACTGTGAATGCAGGGCAGAGAGGGCTTCTCTTTAAACTGAAGCCTGACGATCTTATAGCTGCCACCGGAGCTAAAACAGCCGGCATCGTAAGATAA
- a CDS encoding phenylacetate--CoA ligase, whose amino-acid sequence MNELSIMSQCFAQVRRVAKFSPMYLDKYSGIPVNTLMTKDQFESLPFTTKQDLRDAYPMGMQCVPNDRIVRVHSSSGTTGIPVILPYSSQDLEDWAVMMERCYQFAGVTREDRVQVTPGFGLWTAGLGFQAGAERLGAMVIPTGSGNTDRQLQLMRDLEASVLIGTSSYGLLIAEEVDRREMRSEIKLKKGIFGSERWGDKVRDRIYQSLGIEFFDIYGLTEIYGPGIAIDCSEHTGMHYFNDFIYCEIIDPATGKVLPDGEQGEIVITTFRKEAAPLIRYRTHDISRIIPGTCPCGSPFPRLDRIVGRSDDMIKVKGTNIYPAQVEEILRNIEGFSSEYRIILDNEDLRDRMIVQAESFEGADREELEKELERACKSGLGIKIIPEVMKIGELPRSEKKTKRVIDNRG is encoded by the coding sequence ATGAATGAATTGTCAATAATGAGCCAGTGTTTTGCCCAGGTGAGAAGAGTAGCTAAGTTCAGTCCGATGTATCTCGATAAGTACAGCGGTATCCCTGTTAACACCCTGATGACGAAAGACCAGTTTGAATCGCTGCCTTTCACAACTAAACAGGACCTCCGGGACGCATACCCCATGGGAATGCAGTGTGTCCCGAATGACCGGATAGTCAGGGTGCACTCTTCTTCGGGAACGACAGGCATACCGGTGATCCTCCCATACAGCAGCCAGGACCTTGAAGACTGGGCGGTCATGATGGAAAGATGCTATCAGTTCGCCGGAGTAACAAGGGAAGACAGGGTGCAGGTGACGCCGGGATTTGGCCTCTGGACTGCCGGTCTTGGCTTTCAGGCCGGAGCTGAACGCCTTGGAGCGATGGTCATTCCTACCGGAAGCGGAAACACTGACAGGCAGCTCCAGCTTATGAGGGACCTTGAAGCATCTGTACTCATAGGAACATCTTCATACGGGCTTCTTATTGCCGAAGAGGTCGACCGCAGGGAGATGCGGAGCGAGATCAAACTGAAAAAAGGTATTTTTGGATCTGAAAGATGGGGAGATAAGGTACGTGACCGCATTTACCAGAGCCTGGGCATTGAGTTCTTTGATATTTACGGGCTTACTGAAATATACGGTCCCGGCATAGCTATCGACTGTTCGGAACATACAGGGATGCACTATTTCAATGATTTCATCTACTGCGAAATAATTGACCCGGCAACAGGCAAGGTGCTTCCTGACGGAGAGCAGGGAGAGATCGTCATAACGACCTTCAGGAAAGAAGCTGCTCCGCTTATCCGCTACAGGACTCACGATATTTCGCGTATCATCCCGGGGACATGTCCGTGCGGTTCCCCATTCCCGAGGCTGGACAGGATAGTAGGGAGAAGCGACGACATGATCAAGGTCAAGGGAACAAACATATATCCGGCACAGGTAGAGGAAATACTAAGGAACATAGAAGGATTTTCCAGCGAGTACAGGATAATACTGGACAACGAAGACCTGAGGGACAGAATGATCGTCCAGGCAGAGTCCTTCGAAGGGGCTGACCGGGAAGAGCTTGAGAAGGAGCTGGAAAGAGCCTGTAAATCGGGGCTTGGAATAAAAATAATACCGGAAGTTATGAAGATAGGCGAACTCCCCAGGAGCGAGAAGAAGACCAAAAGGGTAATAGACAACAGGGGATAG
- a CDS encoding nitroreductase: MKNIFLIMFFILLGTMANISEAVNFDIMLTSPETAEGKSVLQAISERSSAAQAPFTGKEPSLKELSTLVWAATGKNRDGKGWTVPFAMGSDPYISLYVLLKSGAYLYDPEKNMLKLLSDKNSLSRAASQEFIGTAPSIFVFATKGSGPRVEGWAETAVGAMTQNVYLAAGALGMKTRYVQSFNRETLINLLNIGPLSRIIAIMPVGFQ; encoded by the coding sequence ATGAAGAATATATTTCTTATCATGTTTTTTATTTTACTCGGAACAATGGCGAACATCTCAGAGGCTGTTAATTTCGACATCATGCTCACTTCTCCTGAAACAGCAGAAGGAAAAAGCGTTCTTCAGGCTATCTCGGAGAGGTCATCTGCCGCTCAGGCACCATTCACCGGGAAAGAGCCTTCGCTCAAAGAACTCTCTACCCTCGTATGGGCAGCAACCGGCAAAAACAGGGACGGCAAGGGCTGGACAGTCCCTTTCGCAATGGGATCCGATCCCTACATAAGCCTGTATGTTCTTCTCAAAAGCGGCGCATATCTATATGATCCGGAAAAAAATATGCTTAAGCTCCTTTCAGACAAAAATTCCCTGTCTCGAGCCGCCAGCCAGGAATTCATCGGAACAGCGCCATCTATTTTCGTATTTGCGACAAAGGGAAGCGGTCCGCGCGTAGAGGGATGGGCAGAAACAGCGGTAGGAGCAATGACACAGAATGTCTACCTTGCCGCAGGAGCGTTGGGCATGAAGACCCGTTACGTTCAGTCATTCAACAGGGAGACATTGATAAACCTGCTGAACATCGGTCCGCTCTCAAGGATAATTGCAATAATGCCTGTAGGTTTCCAATAA